From the Desulfosarcina sp. BuS5 genome, one window contains:
- a CDS encoding acyl carrier protein: protein MSGTKQKIKEFIIENFLFGNDEGLKDDTSFLEEGIIDSTGILELVNYLEEEFEISVDDEELIPENLDSIDNVTAYLTKKL, encoded by the coding sequence ATGAGCGGTACAAAACAGAAGATCAAAGAGTTTATAATAGAAAATTTTCTTTTTGGTAATGACGAAGGCCTTAAAGATGACACCTCTTTTCTGGAAGAAGGGATTATAGATTCAACCGGAATACTGGAGCTGGTAAATTACCTGGAAGAAGAGTTTGAAATAAGCGTTGATGATGAAGAGTTGATTCCCGAAAATCTTGATTCGATTGATAATGTCACTGCATATCTTACAAAAAAACTATGA
- a CDS encoding class I adenylate-forming enzyme family protein, producing MKSSLIHHFLEQSANSFPEKIALIHEDTRAGYATINAWANRLAKSLINSGVKTGDRVVIILENSLEYVVSYYGTLKAGAVAVPLSLEIKPDGLKPLLDEIEPTVLISSARFERLLKAVDLSQFKLKYLILKQPRLQWQESKTLLLLWDDLINDGPTDNQNLLLKKTDLASIIYTSGSTGKPKGVMLTHNNIVSNTKSICTYLNLTGKDKQMVVLPFFYVMGKSLLNTHFAVGGTVVINNKFAFPATVLKQIEAEQVTGFSGVPSTYTYLLHRSPLADYKDRLGSLRYCTQAGGHMSMQTKKELRKILPEHTEIYIMYGATEASARLTYLEPDKFDKKTDSIGRAIPGVSIKIVDKNGSEVPTGRTGELLAAGDNIMAGYWKDTMDPLDNDWYHTGDQAYEDEDGYLYITGRKDDLVKVGGHRINTREIEDVLMATGFVLETAVFGLPDKLLGHKLIALVAPQKKETTETQILGECAARLPKYKLPGLIKLVRSIPKKNSGKIDRKKCLELM from the coding sequence ATGAAATCTTCCCTGATCCATCATTTTCTCGAACAGAGTGCAAATTCGTTTCCGGAAAAGATAGCTCTAATACATGAGGATACAAGAGCTGGTTATGCAACAATAAATGCATGGGCCAACCGCTTGGCAAAGAGCCTCATTAACAGTGGAGTAAAAACCGGTGACAGGGTTGTTATCATTCTTGAAAACTCCCTTGAATATGTCGTAAGTTATTATGGCACTCTCAAGGCAGGCGCTGTGGCTGTTCCGCTCAGTTTGGAGATAAAGCCGGACGGATTAAAGCCGCTTTTGGATGAAATTGAACCGACAGTACTGATTTCTTCCGCAAGGTTCGAAAGACTGCTTAAGGCTGTCGATCTTTCCCAATTTAAGCTTAAGTATTTAATACTAAAACAACCCAGGCTTCAATGGCAGGAAAGCAAAACTCTTCTCCTGCTATGGGATGACCTTATTAATGATGGGCCGACTGACAATCAGAACCTGCTGCTCAAAAAAACAGATCTTGCTTCAATTATCTATACCTCCGGTTCAACCGGAAAGCCGAAAGGGGTTATGCTGACGCATAATAATATAGTTTCCAACACTAAATCAATCTGTACCTATCTGAATCTTACAGGTAAAGACAAACAGATGGTGGTGCTACCCTTTTTTTATGTAATGGGCAAATCACTTCTCAATACTCATTTTGCGGTTGGCGGAACAGTTGTTATCAATAATAAATTCGCATTTCCGGCAACAGTGCTAAAACAAATAGAAGCAGAGCAGGTTACCGGCTTTTCCGGCGTGCCGTCGACCTATACCTATCTGCTTCACAGATCGCCCCTGGCGGATTATAAAGATCGACTCGGCTCACTCCGTTATTGCACCCAGGCCGGCGGACATATGTCAATGCAGACCAAAAAAGAATTAAGAAAAATTTTGCCGGAACATACTGAAATCTATATCATGTACGGCGCTACCGAAGCATCCGCACGCCTTACATATTTAGAACCTGATAAATTTGATAAAAAAACAGATTCTATCGGTCGGGCCATTCCAGGGGTTTCCATTAAAATTGTAGATAAAAACGGCAGTGAAGTACCAACCGGCCGGACCGGGGAACTTTTGGCAGCCGGTGATAATATCATGGCGGGATACTGGAAAGATACCATGGATCCTCTTGACAATGACTGGTACCATACCGGTGATCAGGCTTATGAAGACGAAGACGGCTACCTTTACATCACAGGCCGAAAAGACGACCTGGTCAAAGTTGGCGGACACCGCATCAACACACGGGAAATTGAAGACGTATTAATGGCAACCGGTTTTGTACTTGAGACCGCCGTTTTCGGCCTGCCCGACAAACTGCTTGGTCATAAACTTATCGCCCTTGTCGCTCCCCAAAAAAAAGAAACCACGGAAACACAAATATTAGGCGAATGCGCTGCAAGACTGCCCAAATATAAATTGCCGGGCTTAATAAAACTTGTAAGATCAATACCTAAAAAAAACAGCGGAAAAATTGACCGAAAGAAATGCCTTGAACTGATGTGA
- a CDS encoding UDP-glucose dehydrogenase family protein, with product MKLTIVGTGYVGLVTGTGFANLGNDVICLDVDNSKVDQLKNGRLTIYEPGMEEIFKRNLKGGRLKFTTDTIKAIQESDIIFICVGTPSNSRQEADLTAVKEVAKSIGKYMDGYKIVVNKSTVPVGTADLVKGVILENQSQPIEFDVVSNPEFLREGAAVKDFENPDRIIIGTDSPRAEEMLTSLYRSVARTDRPIMVTCIKSAELIKYASNSMLATRISFMNQLSHLCEKTGADIKAVSRGLGLDGRIGSRFLHAGIGYGGSCFPKDVKALIATLKEYGCDADLFEAVHRINEKQKTVVVEKLKSVSEIKSSAIAIWGISFKPKTDDIREAPSIRIITELQNAGAKIKAYDPVAMENAKQIFNDVEFFESPYEAIKDCDALIVVTEWDEFRNLDLRAVKVLLKKPVIIDGRNIYDPKEMEKLGFTYLSIGR from the coding sequence ATGAAACTAACAATAGTAGGCACAGGATACGTTGGTTTAGTTACAGGAACCGGTTTTGCCAATCTTGGTAACGATGTCATTTGTCTTGATGTTGATAATTCAAAAGTAGATCAACTTAAAAACGGCCGGCTTACAATCTATGAACCTGGCATGGAGGAAATTTTTAAACGCAACCTCAAGGGCGGGCGGCTTAAATTTACCACTGACACAATAAAAGCCATCCAGGAATCCGATATTATTTTTATTTGCGTGGGTACCCCCTCCAATTCCAGGCAGGAAGCGGATTTGACTGCAGTTAAAGAGGTTGCCAAATCTATAGGTAAATATATGGATGGCTATAAAATCGTGGTCAACAAGAGTACAGTGCCGGTTGGAACGGCAGATCTTGTAAAAGGGGTGATCCTTGAAAATCAGTCTCAACCCATTGAATTCGATGTTGTTTCCAACCCTGAATTTCTGCGTGAAGGTGCGGCAGTAAAAGATTTTGAAAATCCGGACAGAATAATAATCGGAACAGACAGTCCCCGCGCGGAAGAGATGCTTACCTCCCTCTATCGATCAGTTGCCCGAACAGACAGGCCGATTATGGTGACCTGCATCAAAAGCGCTGAATTGATTAAATATGCAAGCAACTCCATGCTTGCCACCAGGATCAGTTTTATGAACCAGTTGTCCCATCTCTGTGAAAAAACCGGAGCAGACATCAAGGCCGTATCACGCGGACTCGGTCTGGACGGACGAATAGGTTCACGTTTCCTGCATGCCGGCATCGGCTATGGCGGAAGCTGCTTTCCCAAGGATGTTAAAGCGCTGATCGCAACCTTAAAAGAGTATGGCTGCGATGCTGATTTGTTTGAAGCGGTTCACAGAATTAATGAAAAACAAAAAACTGTTGTGGTGGAAAAACTGAAATCAGTATCAGAAATAAAGAGCAGCGCCATAGCCATCTGGGGAATTTCCTTTAAACCTAAAACTGATGATATCAGGGAAGCCCCTTCAATCCGGATAATAACAGAGCTTCAAAATGCAGGCGCCAAAATAAAAGCGTATGACCCGGTTGCTATGGAAAATGCGAAACAGATATTTAATGATGTTGAATTTTTCGAAAGTCCCTACGAAGCCATCAAAGACTGCGACGCGCTGATTGTGGTGACGGAATGGGACGAATTCAGAAATCTTGACCTGCGTGCTGTTAAAGTACTTTTAAAAAAGCCGGTTATCATTGATGGCAGAAATATCTACGACCCGAAAGAGATGGAGAAACTCGGATTTACCTACTTAAGTATCGGTAGATAA
- a CDS encoding NAD-dependent epimerase, which translates to MNPDIPILVTGAAGFIGFHLAMRLLNDGFKVVGLDNLNSYYDVKLKKARLEELKPFDNFSFFKADLADAAGLENIFKNNHFDIVVNLAAQAGVRYSLENPASYVNSNLAGFVNLLECCRHYKVNHMVFASSSSVYGANTKMPFSVHHNVDHPVSLYAATKKANELMAHTYSHLFDLPCTGLRFFTVYGPWGRPDMALFLFTDAILKNKPIKIFNNGNMQRDFTYIDDIVEGVVRVMDKIPEPNPKWSGDSPDPGTSYVKYKIYNIGNNQPVKLMDFIETIEKVIGKKAQKNFMEMQAGDVKATYANIDDLTRDVGFTPSTPLETGIKNFVQWFKSRQALQSTTHNK; encoded by the coding sequence ATGAACCCTGATATTCCAATATTAGTCACCGGAGCCGCCGGTTTTATCGGTTTTCATCTGGCCATGCGTCTTTTGAATGATGGCTTCAAGGTCGTCGGACTTGACAATCTGAACAGTTACTATGATGTAAAACTTAAAAAAGCCCGGCTGGAAGAATTAAAACCGTTTGATAACTTCTCATTTTTTAAAGCAGATCTTGCTGATGCCGCCGGGCTTGAAAATATATTTAAAAACAATCATTTTGATATTGTAGTTAATCTGGCAGCCCAAGCCGGTGTCCGCTACTCTCTCGAAAATCCCGCTTCTTATGTTAACTCAAACCTGGCCGGGTTTGTCAACCTGCTGGAATGCTGCCGTCATTACAAGGTAAATCACATGGTCTTTGCATCATCCAGTTCAGTTTACGGCGCAAACACCAAAATGCCTTTTTCCGTTCATCATAATGTTGATCACCCTGTATCCTTGTATGCCGCTACAAAAAAAGCCAATGAACTGATGGCACACACCTACAGCCATCTATTTGATCTGCCCTGCACTGGTCTTAGATTTTTTACGGTTTACGGTCCATGGGGCAGGCCGGACATGGCCCTGTTTCTTTTTACAGACGCGATTCTTAAAAATAAACCGATAAAAATTTTCAATAATGGCAACATGCAGCGGGATTTTACCTACATAGATGACATTGTAGAAGGAGTTGTGCGGGTGATGGACAAAATTCCCGAACCAAACCCGAAATGGAGCGGAGACTCTCCCGACCCTGGCACTTCGTACGTAAAATATAAAATATATAACATCGGAAACAATCAGCCTGTAAAACTGATGGATTTTATCGAAACAATAGAAAAAGTAATCGGCAAAAAAGCCCAAAAAAACTTTATGGAAATGCAGGCCGGCGATGTGAAAGCAACATACGCAAACATAGATGACCTTACACGGGACGTAGGCTTTACACCTTCAACCCCCCTGGAAACCGGTATTAAAAATTTTGTTCAATGGTTTAAAAGCCGGCAAGCGCTGCAATCCACAACTCACAATAAATAA
- a CDS encoding XrtA system polysaccharide deacetylase, whose protein sequence is MSDIILTIDVEDWFQVENFKPWISYSTWSSRELRVEKKTNQLLDLLDSLKNVHPTNNLPKATFFILGWIAERIPDLVKEIHNRGHEVASHGYFHKRCDRQPLPELKADLQACKKILEDIISAKVYGYRAPNFSINNKVLQVIEECGYKYDSSYNSFGLHGRYGHLALPHSNNKSIAVNITKDFYEIPVSNLKIGKTIIPLGGGGYFRLMPFMLFKYGVKKILQKDNAYIFYMHPWEIDPEQPRVDEASPAYKFRHYINLDKTAARLSALIKSFKHCSFVTCSEYINFIRE, encoded by the coding sequence ATGTCTGATATTATCTTAACAATCGACGTTGAAGACTGGTTCCAGGTAGAAAATTTCAAACCCTGGATATCATATTCTACCTGGTCATCCAGGGAGCTGAGAGTGGAAAAAAAGACCAATCAGCTCCTTGACCTTCTTGATTCATTAAAAAATGTTCACCCAACCAACAACCTGCCCAAAGCCACTTTTTTCATCCTTGGGTGGATTGCGGAACGTATTCCTGATCTGGTCAAAGAAATTCACAATCGTGGACACGAAGTTGCCTCACATGGTTATTTTCACAAGCGTTGCGACCGGCAGCCTCTCCCAGAGTTAAAAGCAGATCTCCAGGCATGCAAAAAAATACTGGAAGATATAATAAGCGCCAAGGTTTACGGTTACAGGGCTCCGAATTTTTCAATTAACAATAAAGTATTACAAGTCATAGAAGAATGCGGATATAAATACGACTCCAGCTACAACTCCTTTGGCCTGCACGGCAGATACGGGCATTTAGCCCTTCCTCACAGCAACAACAAAAGCATTGCAGTCAATATAACAAAAGATTTTTATGAAATACCTGTCAGTAATTTAAAAATAGGCAAAACAATTATTCCCCTCGGAGGAGGCGGCTATTTTCGTCTTATGCCCTTTATGCTATTTAAATATGGAGTTAAAAAAATTCTTCAAAAAGATAACGCCTATATATTTTACATGCACCCCTGGGAAATAGATCCGGAACAGCCCAGGGTGGATGAAGCATCTCCGGCATATAAATTCAGACACTACATCAATCTGGACAAAACCGCCGCAAGATTATCCGCACTGATAAAAAGTTTCAAGCACTGCTCATTTGTAACCTGCAGTGAATATATCAATTTCATTAGGGAATAG
- a CDS encoding ATP-binding protein: protein MKKLPIGIQTFAKIRQDNFYYIDKTRLVKKLVDSGEYYFLSRPRRFGKSLFLDTLKSAFEGKKELFKGLYLENHWDWEAEYPVIKISFGAGIFRNSIELDQTFEAMFLRWEEKFNLKLAGINYKENFKELIEKLHHRYNKKVVILVDEYDKPILDNITDQNKATEMRESLKNFYSVIKDSDACIKFVFLTGVSKFSKVSLFSGLNNLEDITFNRDYSIICGYTQNDLEREFADRLQQADLNEIKNWYNGYNWLGESVYNPFDILLFLSNHCEFRNYWFETGSPAFLIKLFKENNYFIPDLEKVEVTESLLGSFDVDFIDLETLLFQTGYLTIKKQKRIGPRLKYELKYPNIEVQYSLNDYILDYLISDPAGKSKHQDALYYSLEAGDPERLHSAIKSLFASIPYNNFSKSRIHEYEGYYASVIYSYFAALGIELIAEDVTNKGRIDLTLKLDDKIYIIEFKVSEDSGDDKNLPLQQIKSRGYKEKYVYKNKSIYLIGMTLSKKERNISFFEWEKA, encoded by the coding sequence ATGAAAAAGCTTCCAATCGGAATACAAACCTTTGCCAAAATAAGGCAGGATAATTTTTACTATATTGATAAAACCAGGCTGGTAAAAAAACTTGTAGATAGTGGTGAATACTATTTCCTGTCGCGTCCCCGCAGATTTGGAAAGAGCCTTTTTCTTGACACATTAAAGTCTGCATTTGAAGGCAAAAAGGAATTATTTAAAGGCTTGTATCTTGAAAATCATTGGGACTGGGAAGCAGAGTATCCTGTAATAAAGATAAGCTTTGGTGCAGGTATTTTCCGTAACAGTATAGAGCTTGACCAAACCTTTGAGGCAATGTTTTTGAGATGGGAGGAAAAATTTAATCTCAAATTAGCGGGTATTAATTATAAAGAAAATTTTAAAGAACTCATAGAAAAACTGCATCATCGTTATAATAAGAAAGTAGTAATTTTAGTTGACGAATACGACAAGCCCATTCTTGATAACATCACAGATCAAAACAAAGCAACAGAGATGCGGGAAAGTCTGAAAAATTTTTATTCTGTGATTAAAGATTCAGATGCTTGTATTAAATTTGTATTTTTAACAGGAGTCTCAAAATTTTCAAAAGTCAGCCTCTTCAGCGGTCTCAATAACCTTGAAGACATAACTTTTAATCGTGATTATTCAATTATCTGCGGTTATACCCAAAATGATCTTGAAAGGGAATTTGCCGACAGACTGCAGCAGGCTGATTTAAATGAAATAAAAAATTGGTATAATGGATACAACTGGCTTGGTGAATCTGTTTATAATCCCTTCGATATCCTTCTATTTCTTTCTAATCACTGTGAATTCAGAAACTACTGGTTTGAAACAGGGAGTCCTGCTTTTTTAATAAAACTTTTTAAAGAAAATAATTATTTTATACCTGATCTTGAAAAAGTAGAAGTCACAGAGAGTCTCCTGGGAAGTTTTGACGTCGATTTCATTGATCTTGAGACACTTCTCTTTCAAACCGGATATCTGACCATAAAAAAACAAAAACGGATTGGCCCCAGATTAAAATATGAACTCAAATATCCAAATATAGAGGTACAGTATTCTCTAAACGATTATATTCTTGATTATTTGATATCCGATCCGGCAGGCAAATCAAAACATCAGGATGCGCTCTATTATTCCCTTGAAGCAGGTGACCCTGAAAGACTGCATTCTGCTATTAAATCTTTGTTTGCATCTATTCCGTACAATAACTTTTCCAAAAGCAGGATTCATGAATATGAAGGTTATTATGCCTCTGTGATCTACAGCTATTTTGCCGCTCTTGGGATTGAACTGATAGCAGAGGATGTAACCAACAAAGGCAGGATTGATTTAACTCTAAAATTAGATGACAAGATTTATATAATTGAATTCAAGGTATCGGAAGATTCGGGAGATGATAAAAATTTGCCTCTTCAACAAATAAAATCAAGAGGCTACAAAGAAAAATATGTATACAAAAATAAATCAATTTACCTGATAGGAATGACCTTAAGCAAAAAAGAGAGAAATATCAGCTTCTTTGAATGGGAAAAAGCATAA
- a CDS encoding PD-(D/E)XK nuclease domain-containing protein — translation MYGIEQIKEKKYHEKYIAEDKEIFLIGIDFDEQEKNLSKFETEKLALTKPEFQCQIYPI, via the coding sequence TTGTATGGAATAGAACAGATCAAAGAAAAAAAATATCATGAAAAATATATAGCAGAAGATAAAGAAATCTTTTTGATTGGAATAGACTTCGACGAACAAGAGAAAAATCTTTCAAAGTTTGAAACAGAAAAATTGGCATTAACAAAACCTGAATTTCAATGCCAGATCTACCCGATATAG
- a CDS encoding type II toxin-antitoxin system HicB family antitoxin, with amino-acid sequence MNLSVTIEVWRKGQWYIAKCPELDFISQGTTREEAKSNLLEVIQIQFEEMSQIGALDEYLAECGYEKQNNTIILNTEMIGFEKYSLQVA; translated from the coding sequence ATGAATCTAAGTGTAACCATTGAAGTATGGCGTAAGGGGCAATGGTATATTGCTAAATGCCCTGAATTGGATTTTATCTCCCAAGGGACGACTCGTGAAGAAGCTAAAAGCAATCTTTTAGAGGTTATCCAAATACAATTTGAAGAAATGAGTCAAATAGGCGCTTTGGATGAATACCTTGCCGAGTGCGGGTATGAGAAGCAAAATAATACAATCATTCTTAATACAGAAATGATTGGATTTGAGAAATATTCATTGCAGGTTGCATAA
- a CDS encoding type II toxin-antitoxin system HicA family toxin, which yields MPRIAPTNWKVQMEVFQLYGCKYKRKKGSHHILTYPNAKRAVVIPEYDEIDIDIIKNNMRTVGMSRDEYFEFLKQI from the coding sequence ATGCCAAGAATAGCGCCAACTAATTGGAAAGTGCAGATGGAAGTTTTTCAACTTTATGGTTGCAAATACAAACGTAAAAAAGGGTCTCATCATATTTTGACTTATCCAAATGCAAAACGGGCAGTTGTAATTCCTGAATATGATGAAATTGATATTGATATCATCAAGAACAACATGAGAACTGTTGGAATGAGTCGGGATGAGTATTTTGAGTTCTTAAAACAAATCTGA
- a CDS encoding ATP-binding protein, translated as MNIEKLMEWTKEPAFMNRKQEIFFLEQWISEKPDSLLFIFGPKSSGKTTLLSHFIEQNLPGSRYEIKHFNLRKIFIVNYQHFIQTFFGVDYSKSKADIKERRQYNLKVFNLTVDTLKGLEDKSLDPFAVMEKELQKTANHGIRPVIIIDELQALEGIYLNGQRELLKELFNFFVAMTKESHLCHVIIASSDGYFIERIYNDSKLKKTSKFLEVDYLSKEDVQFWLNDLAGNSKIKKFTLTNSQKEQMWKIFGGSCWEISSFLGDLLRVASDGFIPDDEFEELLEQKKITMRSMFEDYAGLNKQKTGLFRAINQVNSAQPHIKLRDLAGIVENGLFAEPELRKELSELVRQNFLAYNPVTAEYTIQGRSMEHGLRMFIEMIDDTPAAN; from the coding sequence TTGAATATTGAAAAACTGATGGAATGGACAAAAGAACCAGCCTTTATGAACCGCAAGCAGGAAATATTTTTTCTGGAGCAGTGGATATCGGAAAAACCTGATAGCCTGCTTTTTATTTTCGGCCCCAAAAGCAGCGGAAAAACAACCTTGCTGTCACACTTCATTGAACAGAACTTGCCAGGCAGCAGGTATGAGATCAAACATTTTAATCTTCGAAAAATATTCATTGTTAATTATCAGCATTTCATTCAGACTTTTTTCGGGGTTGATTACAGTAAAAGCAAGGCTGATATAAAAGAGCGAAGACAGTACAATCTTAAAGTGTTTAATCTGACCGTGGATACCCTGAAAGGTCTTGAGGATAAGTCTCTTGATCCCTTTGCCGTTATGGAAAAAGAACTGCAAAAAACAGCCAACCATGGAATTCGTCCAGTCATCATTATTGATGAACTTCAAGCCCTGGAGGGAATCTATCTCAATGGTCAGAGGGAACTGCTCAAGGAACTCTTTAATTTTTTTGTGGCCATGACCAAGGAGTCTCATCTATGCCATGTGATCATCGCCTCCAGTGACGGTTATTTCATAGAGCGCATCTATAACGATAGCAAACTGAAAAAGACCTCAAAATTTCTTGAGGTTGATTATCTCTCTAAAGAAGATGTCCAATTCTGGCTTAATGATCTTGCCGGAAACTCAAAAATTAAAAAGTTTACTTTAACTAATTCTCAAAAAGAACAAATGTGGAAGATATTCGGTGGAAGCTGCTGGGAAATCAGTTCTTTTCTTGGAGATTTGCTGAGAGTGGCCAGTGATGGTTTTATACCTGATGATGAGTTTGAAGAGCTTCTTGAACAAAAAAAAATTACTATGCGCAGCATGTTTGAGGACTATGCAGGCCTGAATAAGCAGAAAACAGGTCTGTTTCGTGCCATAAATCAAGTCAATAGTGCACAGCCACATATCAAATTACGCGATCTTGCAGGAATTGTTGAAAACGGCCTTTTCGCAGAACCGGAACTTCGCAAAGAACTTTCTGAACTGGTAAGGCAGAATTTCCTGGCGTATAACCCTGTAACTGCTGAATATACCATCCAGGGGCGCAGCATGGAACATGGACTGCGTATGTTTATAGAGATGATTGATGATACACCGGCCGCTAATTAG
- a CDS encoding MBL fold metallo-hydrolase RNA specificity domain-containing protein, translated as MNRYIHHLGAEDCVTGSCHLMQVKGLNIMVDCGLSQGNDYCTPMGKWPASPSALDFLFLTHAHIDHIGRLPELIQNGFRGEIICSHPTKALLCPMLADAMKFSHLPEKDMENLERIIDDLSWGFEYNQTFDLKKGITYKLGRAGHILGSSFIRFEVDRGWSVIFSGDLGSKDTPILPDPEIPEPADLLVLESTYGDRLHAKRDQRVHNLGTMLTRALSDKGKVFIPAFALGRTQELVYEMDRLFTDSKYHEIFPELSNGNSPPVFIDSPLGLNITKVYSKLAEYWDKEAKKLHCHGDHPIDFKGLYAVSNYRDHQKLCSTSGPAVILAGSGMCTGGRIINHLTVGIDQPENDICFVGYQAKGTPGRKIQKYCKYLGGYVYLDGEKKFIKANVHTLSGYSAHADQNGLVSWVESIAEKPHAVKLVHGETKAQTALASVLRNKGYTVLD; from the coding sequence ATGAACCGGTACATCCACCATCTTGGAGCAGAAGACTGTGTCACCGGCTCATGCCACCTGATGCAGGTAAAGGGACTGAACATTATGGTTGACTGTGGTCTGTCCCAGGGGAACGATTATTGTACGCCGATGGGAAAGTGGCCGGCTTCGCCTTCGGCCCTGGACTTTCTCTTTCTCACCCATGCACACATAGATCATATCGGACGGCTGCCGGAGCTTATTCAAAACGGTTTTAGAGGCGAAATCATCTGTTCCCATCCAACAAAAGCCCTGCTTTGTCCGATGCTCGCAGACGCCATGAAATTCTCCCACCTGCCTGAGAAGGATATGGAAAATCTGGAGAGAATCATCGATGATCTTTCATGGGGATTTGAATACAATCAAACCTTTGATCTGAAAAAAGGAATTACATACAAGCTTGGCAGGGCCGGTCACATCCTCGGCTCCTCCTTTATCAGGTTTGAAGTTGACCGCGGCTGGTCTGTAATATTTTCCGGTGACCTGGGATCAAAGGATACACCCATTTTGCCTGATCCGGAAATTCCTGAGCCTGCCGATCTTCTTGTACTCGAATCCACCTATGGCGACAGGCTTCACGCAAAAAGAGATCAAAGAGTACACAATCTTGGAACCATGCTGACCAGGGCTTTGTCTGATAAAGGTAAAGTTTTTATACCGGCATTTGCACTCGGGCGCACCCAGGAACTAGTTTATGAAATGGACAGGCTTTTTACAGACTCCAAATATCATGAAATATTTCCTGAACTCAGCAATGGAAACAGTCCACCTGTTTTTATCGATTCTCCTCTGGGACTTAACATCACAAAGGTTTATTCAAAGCTTGCTGAATACTGGGATAAAGAAGCAAAAAAACTGCACTGTCATGGCGACCATCCCATTGATTTCAAAGGGCTTTACGCTGTCAGTAATTACAGGGATCATCAAAAGTTATGCAGCACAAGCGGCCCGGCCGTCATCCTTGCAGGCAGCGGTATGTGTACAGGCGGCAGAATAATCAATCATTTGACAGTAGGTATAGACCAGCCTGAAAACGACATTTGTTTTGTGGGTTATCAGGCGAAAGGCACACCTGGAAGGAAAATTCAAAAATACTGCAAATATCTTGGCGGTTATGTTTATCTGGACGGAGAAAAAAAATTTATAAAGGCAAATGTCCACACGCTTTCAGGCTACTCCGCACACGCCGACCAAAATGGACTTGTATCCTGGGTGGAGTCAATAGCCGAAAAACCGCATGCAGTCAAACTCGTTCATGGTGAAACAAAAGCCCAAACAGCTCTGGCATCTGTTTTAAGAAACAAAGGTTATACAGTATTGGATTAA
- a CDS encoding exosortase C-terminal domain/associated protein EpsI, with protein sequence MKKMNILSSKRSLIASGLMLITLLVINHFGHFKNINPLQPLSGFPRHIGHWYGETGRFDQKIYDILGVDDFFLCNYKSHDGKQIQLYIGYYNNQREGDLIHSPKNCMPGSGWNIIHTSIKELTVPGRDSGKTNIIKMILKKGNQKQVVLYWFQSRGRIISSEYRQKIYLVLDAILKHRTDGSFVRLIAPVVQTEAETTGYMGDFAQQLFPILEEYLPEA encoded by the coding sequence ATGAAAAAAATGAATATCCTTTCATCCAAACGAAGCTTGATCGCATCAGGCCTTATGCTAATCACGCTTCTAGTCATTAATCACTTCGGACATTTTAAAAATATCAACCCCCTACAACCCCTTTCAGGATTTCCTCGTCATATAGGGCACTGGTACGGAGAAACAGGGCGCTTTGATCAAAAAATCTATGACATTTTGGGGGTAGATGATTTTTTCCTGTGCAATTATAAATCTCATGACGGAAAACAAATACAGCTCTACATTGGCTATTACAATAATCAAAGAGAAGGAGACCTGATTCATTCTCCAAAAAACTGTATGCCCGGATCAGGCTGGAACATTATCCATACCTCAATAAAAGAATTGACCGTCCCGGGAAGAGACTCTGGTAAAACAAATATCATAAAAATGATTCTGAAAAAGGGAAATCAAAAACAAGTTGTTCTTTACTGGTTTCAGTCCAGAGGCCGTATTATTTCTTCAGAATATCGGCAAAAAATCTATCTTGTGCTGGATGCGATTTTAAAACACCGTACAGACGGATCGTTTGTTCGGCTGATAGCACCAGTAGTACAAACCGAAGCTGAAACAACCGGATACATGGGAGACTTTGCTCAGCAGCTTTTCCCAATCCTTGAAGAATACCTCCCTGAAGCATAA